In Paracoccus liaowanqingii, one DNA window encodes the following:
- a CDS encoding multicopper oxidase family protein: MMNRRQVMGAGIGAGAAALTVNMGQAETRFRDLPEAASTDSPYTQVPPRPTTGIEYNPVVTLNGWSLPYRMNGNVKEFHLVAEPVERIMADGMIARLWGYNGQSTGPTIEAIEGERVRIYVTNRLPEHTSVHWHGLILPSGMDGVSGLSHPGIPSGKTFVYEFDLVKSGTFMYHPHADEMVQMAMGMMGLFIVHPRDPAFMPVDRDFAFLLAAYDIDPGTYIPRVAEMTNFNLWTFNSRIFPDIDPLVVNRGDRVRVRVGNLTMTNHPVHMHGYDFEVTCTDGGWVRPEARWPEVSIDIPVGAMRAYEFNAEHLGDWAIHCHKSHHTMNAMGHELPTIIGADKSRVTDMVRRHQPGYMPMGTAGMADMGEMSMEIPENTIPMMTGWGPHGPLEMGGMFSVVKVREGIAPDDYSDPGWYENPPGTQAWEWTGELPEHASNYSPKTILTPRGGKRLG, encoded by the coding sequence ATGATGAATCGTCGGCAAGTGATGGGTGCGGGCATCGGGGCAGGGGCTGCGGCCCTGACCGTCAACATGGGTCAGGCCGAAACGCGGTTTCGCGATCTGCCCGAAGCCGCCAGTACCGACAGCCCCTATACGCAGGTGCCGCCGCGCCCCACGACCGGGATCGAATACAACCCGGTTGTGACCCTGAACGGCTGGTCGCTGCCTTACCGTATGAACGGCAACGTCAAGGAGTTCCACCTGGTCGCCGAGCCGGTCGAGCGCATCATGGCAGACGGGATGATCGCGCGCCTCTGGGGCTATAACGGCCAGTCCACCGGCCCCACGATCGAGGCCATCGAGGGGGAGCGGGTCCGGATCTATGTGACCAACCGTTTGCCTGAGCATACCTCGGTTCACTGGCACGGCCTGATCCTGCCATCCGGGATGGACGGCGTGTCGGGGCTCAGCCATCCCGGCATCCCGTCGGGCAAGACCTTCGTCTACGAGTTCGACCTCGTGAAGTCCGGGACCTTCATGTACCACCCCCACGCCGACGAGATGGTCCAGATGGCCATGGGCATGATGGGGCTGTTCATCGTGCATCCGCGCGACCCGGCCTTCATGCCGGTGGATCGGGACTTCGCCTTCCTGCTGGCAGCCTATGACATCGATCCCGGCACCTATATCCCCCGCGTCGCCGAGATGACGAACTTCAACCTGTGGACGTTCAACAGCCGCATCTTCCCCGATATCGATCCTCTGGTAGTCAACAGGGGCGACCGGGTCCGCGTCCGGGTCGGAAACCTGACCATGACCAACCACCCCGTCCACATGCATGGCTATGATTTCGAAGTGACCTGCACGGATGGCGGTTGGGTCCGGCCCGAGGCCCGTTGGCCGGAGGTCAGCATCGACATCCCTGTGGGTGCGATGCGGGCCTACGAGTTCAACGCCGAACATCTGGGTGACTGGGCGATCCACTGCCACAAGTCGCACCACACCATGAATGCCATGGGGCATGAATTGCCCACAATCATTGGCGCCGACAAGAGCCGCGTCACTGACATGGTCCGCAGGCATCAGCCCGGCTACATGCCGATGGGCACCGCCGGCATGGCGGATATGGGCGAGATGTCCATGGAGATCCCCGAGAACACCATCCCGATGATGACCGGTTGGGGTCCGCATGGTCCGCTGGAAATGGGCGGTATGTTCTCTGTCGTGAAAGTGCGCGAAGGCATCGCCCCTGACGACTACTCCGATCCGGGTTGGTACGAGAACCCCCCCGGTACGCAGGCCTGGGAATGGACGGGCGAGTTGCCCGAACATGCCAGCAACTACAGCCCCAAGACGATCCTGACGCCGCGTGGCGGCAAGCGTTTGGGCTGA
- a CDS encoding TolC family protein, with the protein MKTALRLSMGALLLLTACADTATMSKARDERAGFATVAGISRQATGAEAAWLQTPAERQAHAQRVRTVVQGKTISAEHAVQVALLNNPGLQASYADLGMSAADLWETALGPVPSVGISVSGLVSGDVTRSVEGTVASSILDMVTKKYRTRAADLEFRQAQLAAAGETLALAHETRRTWIEAVGAFEAAGLVGRAQGAADAASELAAQLGETGALSRADQAREHVFTAELAAEQAEARLEAQLAKEQLVRLLGLWGTDTDFYIPDSLPALPGSVPNRANIERLALENRVDLAAGRLEMEAVAARYKLNGQTRMLSDAEVGAGVEIEREDGENERSPIVDVAFSIPVYDTSGLISRRGKLEYQRSANSLAQSAINARSEARSAYTAVTGKHQIALHWRDQVLPLRREIDEQALLSYNGMLTSTFELLNDAREGLESQLSAAEAKRDYWLAEADATAAIWGGASDNGEDE; encoded by the coding sequence ATGAAGACGGCATTGAGACTCTCGATGGGCGCGTTGCTGTTGCTGACAGCCTGCGCGGATACGGCAACGATGAGCAAAGCCCGCGACGAGCGGGCAGGGTTCGCGACCGTTGCTGGCATCTCGCGTCAGGCGACGGGGGCAGAGGCAGCGTGGCTCCAGACCCCGGCGGAGCGGCAGGCCCATGCGCAACGCGTTCGTACCGTCGTTCAGGGCAAGACGATCAGCGCCGAACACGCGGTGCAGGTGGCGCTTCTGAACAACCCCGGCCTGCAGGCCAGTTATGCCGATCTGGGCATGTCTGCGGCAGACCTGTGGGAGACAGCTCTCGGGCCGGTACCGAGCGTCGGCATCTCTGTGTCGGGGCTGGTCAGCGGTGATGTCACCCGGTCCGTGGAAGGCACGGTGGCGTCCTCAATTCTGGATATGGTTACAAAAAAATACCGTACGCGGGCAGCCGATCTTGAATTCCGGCAAGCGCAACTTGCTGCAGCGGGCGAAACCCTGGCGCTTGCCCATGAAACCCGCCGGACCTGGATCGAGGCCGTCGGTGCGTTCGAGGCCGCCGGACTTGTCGGGCGCGCCCAAGGTGCCGCGGACGCGGCATCCGAATTGGCCGCGCAGCTTGGCGAAACGGGAGCACTGAGCCGTGCCGATCAGGCACGGGAACATGTGTTCACCGCGGAGTTGGCCGCCGAACAGGCAGAGGCGAGGCTGGAGGCCCAACTGGCAAAGGAACAGCTGGTCCGTCTTCTGGGCCTATGGGGCACCGATACCGATTTCTATATTCCCGACAGTCTGCCCGCGCTTCCGGGCAGCGTGCCGAACAGGGCTAATATCGAGCGTCTGGCCTTGGAAAACCGCGTGGATCTGGCGGCAGGACGGCTGGAAATGGAGGCTGTGGCGGCGCGCTACAAGCTGAACGGCCAGACCAGGATGCTGTCAGATGCAGAAGTCGGTGCCGGCGTCGAGATCGAGCGCGAGGATGGTGAAAACGAGCGCTCCCCCATCGTCGATGTCGCGTTCAGCATTCCGGTTTACGATACCAGTGGCCTGATCTCCCGGCGCGGAAAGCTGGAATACCAGCGTTCGGCCAACAGCCTGGCGCAGTCGGCAATTAATGCCCGCTCCGAGGCGCGCTCGGCCTACACGGCGGTCACGGGCAAGCATCAGATCGCTCTGCATTGGCGCGATCAGGTCCTGCCCCTGCGCCGGGAAATCGATGAGCAGGCGCTGCTGAGCTACAACGGCATGCTGACCTCAACCTTCGAGCTGCTGAACGACGCCCGCGAGGGTCTCGAATCCCAACTGAGCGCTGCCGAGGCCAAGCGCGACTATTGGCTGGCCGAGGCGGATGCCACCGCCGCGATCTGGGGTGGCGCAAGTGACAATGGAGAGGACGAATGA
- a CDS encoding L,D-transpeptidase family protein: protein MMTFNRRHASLAMLASLAACGSSGPGSAPAPQFKRYSGPPVTQVAVYKGQRRMHLLNGQTVLRSYDFGLGNQPVGHKQFEGDGKTPEGLYFIDRFNPRSRYHLSVGISYPNEQDKAYAAQFGRSAGSDIMFHGRGPEGNALAPRNRDWTAGCLALTDQEIEDVYAMLQPGVPVMLYA, encoded by the coding sequence ATGATGACCTTTAATCGCCGACATGCGTCGTTGGCTATGCTCGCATCCCTTGCTGCATGCGGATCGTCAGGGCCCGGCTCGGCCCCTGCACCGCAATTCAAGCGATACTCCGGCCCGCCGGTAACACAGGTGGCTGTCTACAAGGGCCAACGCCGGATGCATCTGCTGAACGGCCAGACTGTATTGCGGTCCTATGATTTTGGGCTGGGCAACCAGCCGGTCGGTCACAAGCAGTTCGAAGGCGACGGAAAGACGCCCGAGGGGCTGTATTTCATCGACCGCTTCAACCCGCGCAGCAGGTATCACCTGTCTGTCGGTATCTCCTACCCAAACGAACAGGACAAGGCTTACGCCGCACAGTTTGGTCGTAGTGCCGGGAGCGACATCATGTTCCACGGGCGAGGCCCGGAGGGGAACGCCCTTGCACCACGCAACCGCGATTGGACAGCTGGGTGCCTTGCCCTCACCGATCAGGAAATCGAGGATGTCTACGCAATGCTGCAGCCGGGTGTACCAGTGATGCTTTATGCGTAG
- a CDS encoding DUF411 domain-containing protein, translating to MNLITRRFVLCAAAAVTALPAFGQLPVVSPAIHVVEGRGCECCRQWTKHLQNAGFQVTSEERFGTLLMQHKIDLGVPIDMTSCHTGSVEGYFVEGHVPATDIRKLLQERPDALGLAVPGMPYGSPGMGPESRREAYDVLLVLKDGSYTIFNRYAAAPA from the coding sequence TTGAACCTCATCACCCGTCGCTTCGTGTTATGTGCCGCCGCCGCCGTGACCGCACTGCCTGCATTTGGGCAGCTGCCCGTCGTATCCCCCGCCATTCATGTCGTGGAGGGCAGGGGGTGCGAATGCTGTCGGCAATGGACAAAGCACCTTCAGAATGCCGGCTTTCAGGTCACGAGTGAGGAGCGTTTCGGCACGCTTCTCATGCAGCACAAGATCGATCTCGGCGTTCCCATCGACATGACGTCCTGTCACACCGGGTCGGTCGAGGGCTATTTTGTGGAAGGACATGTTCCAGCCACCGATATCCGCAAACTGCTTCAAGAGCGCCCTGACGCCCTTGGCCTGGCCGTTCCGGGCATGCCCTATGGCAGCCCCGGAATGGGCCCGGAAAGCCGCCGTGAGGCTTATGATGTCCTGCTCGTGCTCAAGGATGGAAGCTATACGATCTTCAACCGATACGCCGCTGCGCCGGCCTGA
- a CDS encoding c-type cytochrome has product MMLAGLSFAGVATAAAFAQVNRSERAEVAFLGVPVTAQEIAQGKELYAQNCASCHGPDLEGQPDWKRTLESGRMPAPPHDETGHTWHHSDSQLFTLTKLGVSGVVPGYESDMPAFDGVLTDAEIRATLAYIKSTWPKRQYEYQAEVSDREGPEE; this is encoded by the coding sequence ATGATGCTCGCCGGCCTGTCATTTGCCGGTGTAGCGACCGCGGCAGCTTTCGCCCAGGTCAATCGGTCCGAAAGGGCTGAAGTGGCTTTTCTGGGCGTCCCCGTAACCGCGCAAGAGATCGCACAAGGAAAAGAACTATACGCGCAAAATTGCGCGTCATGCCACGGCCCGGATCTGGAAGGACAGCCAGACTGGAAACGTACGCTGGAGAGCGGGCGGATGCCGGCACCGCCCCATGACGAAACAGGGCATACATGGCACCACTCCGACAGTCAGCTTTTCACGCTGACCAAGCTGGGGGTCAGTGGTGTCGTGCCTGGCTACGAAAGCGACATGCCGGCCTTCGATGGCGTTCTGACGGATGCAGAAATCCGCGCCACCTTGGCCTACATCAAAAGCACATGGCCCAAGCGCCAATACGAGTATCAGGCCGAGGTCTCCGACCGTGAGGGACCCGAAGAATGA
- a CDS encoding type II toxin-antitoxin system RelE/ParE family toxin has protein sequence MPELEWKAFAVADLMAIVDYISDDNPDAALSLMEEIQGKVSQLPMHPKRCRSGRVQGTRELVVRPNYIVIYAETPSVVTILRVLHAAQMWP, from the coding sequence GTGCCTGAACTCGAATGGAAAGCCTTCGCGGTCGCCGACCTCATGGCAATTGTCGACTATATCTCGGATGACAATCCTGATGCTGCTCTTTCTCTGATGGAGGAAATTCAGGGAAAGGTTTCGCAACTTCCAATGCATCCCAAGCGCTGCCGGTCAGGACGCGTTCAAGGAACACGTGAATTGGTCGTTCGCCCGAACTACATTGTCATCTATGCTGAGACGCCGTCTGTCGTGACGATCCTTCGCGTGCTGCATGCCGCGCAGATGTGGCCCTGA
- the relB gene encoding type II toxin-antitoxin system RelB family antitoxin: MPTHTSMLHVRVDDHLKAQASSALAGVGLTLSDAVRILLTRVAAEGGLPAGLTANPESYDSWFRAKVQEALTDTRAGVPHDQVIRDARALIDGKRGA, from the coding sequence ATGCCCACGCATACCTCGATGCTGCATGTCCGTGTGGACGATCATCTCAAGGCACAGGCCAGTAGCGCACTGGCAGGTGTAGGCCTGACCCTATCAGACGCAGTCCGTATCCTGCTGACCCGTGTGGCTGCTGAAGGGGGACTGCCGGCCGGTCTGACTGCAAATCCTGAAAGCTATGATAGCTGGTTCCGGGCGAAGGTGCAGGAAGCGCTGACAGACACTCGAGCTGGCGTTCCACATGACCAGGTCATTCGCGACGCCCGGGCATTGATCGACGGCAAACGGGGTGCCTGA
- a CDS encoding IS256 family transposase has translation MEDDITITPLHQPGSVVDPLTEIARDGARQMLAAALRAEAASFVAQFAEERLPDGRQRVVHHGTGPERNIQTGIGPIPVQRQKVRDRAADAPPEDKIRFNSRILPKWARRSPSLDALLPVLYLRGVSTGDFQEALSALVGPDAPNLSPGAISRLTGEWQAEHDRWQRRNLSARRYVYVWADGVYLQARMEPQAECMLVIIGATPEGKKELLGFQVGVRESAQSWHELLVDLRARGLSAPPDLAVGDGALGFWKALDEIFPDTRHQRCWTHKVSNVLNKLPKSMHPAVKTDLREIWQAATRAAAETAVNTFVEKYGVKYEKAVACLTKDREALLAFYDFPAAHWDHLRTSNPIESVFATVRHRTVRTKGALSQKTAKLMVFKLVQAAAKKWRRLKGANQLPLVVEGVKFTDGVAEQDANESRAA, from the coding sequence TTGGAAGATGATATCACGATCACCCCGCTTCACCAGCCCGGATCTGTCGTTGATCCACTCACCGAGATTGCACGCGACGGCGCCCGGCAGATGCTGGCAGCGGCACTCAGGGCTGAGGCCGCGAGTTTTGTCGCGCAGTTTGCTGAGGAGCGCCTGCCCGATGGCAGGCAGCGCGTTGTCCACCACGGCACCGGCCCTGAGCGGAACATCCAGACCGGGATCGGCCCTATCCCGGTGCAGAGACAGAAGGTGCGCGACCGGGCAGCTGATGCGCCGCCGGAGGACAAGATCCGGTTCAATTCGCGCATTCTTCCGAAGTGGGCGCGCCGTTCGCCTAGCCTTGATGCTCTGCTTCCGGTCCTCTACTTGCGCGGCGTCTCGACTGGAGACTTCCAGGAGGCTCTGAGCGCGCTGGTCGGTCCGGATGCGCCCAACCTGTCGCCAGGAGCGATCTCGCGGCTCACGGGCGAGTGGCAAGCAGAACATGACCGCTGGCAACGCCGAAACCTCTCGGCCCGGCGCTACGTCTATGTCTGGGCCGACGGCGTGTATCTGCAGGCCCGGATGGAGCCGCAGGCCGAGTGCATGCTGGTGATCATCGGGGCGACGCCGGAAGGGAAGAAGGAGCTGCTGGGGTTCCAGGTTGGGGTCCGCGAGAGCGCGCAGAGCTGGCATGAACTGCTGGTCGACCTCAGGGCCCGCGGCCTCTCGGCGCCACCGGACCTCGCGGTCGGAGATGGTGCCCTTGGCTTCTGGAAGGCGCTGGATGAGATCTTCCCCGACACGCGCCACCAACGCTGTTGGACCCACAAGGTGTCCAACGTCCTGAACAAGCTTCCGAAGTCGATGCACCCGGCGGTGAAGACTGACCTGCGGGAGATCTGGCAAGCCGCGACCCGCGCGGCGGCAGAGACCGCCGTCAATACCTTCGTCGAGAAGTATGGCGTGAAATACGAGAAAGCCGTCGCCTGCCTGACCAAGGATCGAGAGGCACTGCTGGCCTTCTACGACTTCCCGGCCGCTCACTGGGACCACCTGCGCACGTCCAACCCGATCGAGAGCGTCTTCGCGACCGTCCGCCATCGCACCGTCCGAACCAAAGGCGCGTTGTCTCAGAAGACAGCGAAGCTGATGGTGTTCAAGCTGGTTCAGGCCGCAGCGAAGAAATGGCGACGACTGAAGGGCGCAAACCAGTTGCCTCTCGTCGTCGAAGGCGTCAAGTTCACTGACGGTGTCGCCGAGCAGGACGCCAACGAAAGCCGCGCCGCTTGA
- a CDS encoding metal/formaldehyde-sensitive transcriptional repressor codes for MGHTIKNKAALLARVRRLKGQIDAIERMLDEDAPCAEVVNLVASVRGAISGLTAELIEDHVRNHVADPETDTDPNRAKAAGELIAVIRTYLK; via the coding sequence ATGGGACATACGATCAAGAACAAGGCGGCCCTGCTGGCGCGTGTGCGGCGCCTCAAGGGGCAGATAGACGCGATCGAGCGCATGCTTGATGAGGACGCGCCCTGCGCCGAGGTGGTGAACCTCGTGGCATCCGTCCGCGGTGCCATATCGGGGCTGACGGCGGAACTGATCGAGGATCACGTCCGCAACCATGTCGCCGATCCCGAGACGGATACCGATCCGAACCGAGCCAAAGCGGCAGGCGAATTGATCGCCGTCATCAGGACCTATCTCAAATGA
- the dmeF gene encoding CDF family Co(II)/Ni(II) efflux transporter DmeF — MTDASRFAAPHEHVFLGQDHHRNERRTWAVIAITTAMMVIEITAGTVFGSMALVADGWHMATHAAALLIAALAYRFARRRADDRRFTFGTGKLGDLAGFGSAVILAVIALLIGWESFQRLVNPVAISFGQAIAVAVIGLIVNLGCAWLLRDDHGHDHSHKHTHEHGHGHRDNNLRAAYLHVLADALTSVLAIIALVVGSQSGWLWMDPLMGIVGGLVIARWSWGLIRDSGRGLLDYVPEDEDLPEEIREAIEISGDRIVDLHVWQLGPGHHGATLSIVSDAPQDVSTYRARLAHIHDLSHLTIEVTRPG; from the coding sequence ATGACCGATGCCAGCCGCTTTGCCGCCCCGCATGAGCATGTCTTTCTGGGGCAGGATCATCACCGCAACGAGCGGCGCACCTGGGCCGTAATTGCCATCACGACGGCGATGATGGTGATCGAAATCACCGCCGGCACGGTCTTTGGTTCGATGGCGTTGGTGGCGGACGGCTGGCACATGGCAACGCACGCCGCTGCCTTGCTGATCGCGGCGCTCGCCTATCGCTTCGCCCGGCGCAGGGCCGATGACAGGCGCTTTACGTTCGGGACGGGCAAGCTGGGCGATCTTGCCGGGTTCGGCAGCGCGGTCATTCTGGCAGTGATTGCGCTGCTGATCGGATGGGAGAGCTTTCAGCGTCTCGTCAACCCGGTGGCAATCAGCTTCGGCCAGGCCATTGCCGTGGCTGTCATCGGGCTGATCGTCAATCTGGGCTGCGCGTGGCTCTTGCGTGACGATCACGGCCATGATCACAGCCATAAGCACACTCATGAGCATGGGCACGGTCATCGGGACAATAATCTGCGCGCAGCTTACCTGCACGTCCTGGCCGATGCGCTGACGTCGGTTCTGGCAATCATTGCACTGGTGGTGGGCAGCCAGTCCGGCTGGCTGTGGATGGACCCTCTGATGGGCATTGTTGGCGGACTGGTCATCGCACGCTGGTCCTGGGGACTGATCCGCGACTCTGGTCGGGGACTCCTGGACTATGTTCCCGAGGACGAAGACCTTCCTGAGGAAATCCGCGAGGCCATCGAGATCAGCGGCGACCGGATCGTGGACCTGCATGTCTGGCAGTTGGGCCCGGGGCATCATGGTGCAACCCTGTCCATCGTCAGCGATGCGCCGCAAGACGTCAGCACCTATCGGGCCCGGTTGGCGCATATCCACGATCTGTCGCACCTGACGATCGAGGTGACCCGGCCCGGCTGA
- a CDS encoding HlyD family secretion protein has protein sequence MNGRRASERLEKDAPLFRAEAVAEQQDRWLGTVLLVPRISHVLWTGVATFLVAGVIGLVGFGEYTRKSRLQGSLVPEGGLIQVMAPQPGVLTKVSVTEGKKVVRGAALAVLSIERRSETMGETQGEVVRALRARRDALVAERDRHIALFDGQDGARQRRMQGMNAALEHLQVEFDLQHSRVDLSRNALDRQRALRQRNLVTEETLRSAEEEALDQALALQTLERQRSTLDLEKLDIEVAHEEAPFRRDLQLSEIDRSVAALDQEIAEAEAAREIVIAAPQSGTVTALQASAGSSAGPDMPLMTLVPEDSYLEARLYGPSSAIGFVRPGQRAMIRYEAYPYQKFGLYEGVVASVSRSTIGHLELAAAGISTVTDSGSEPVYRVTVRLAAQSATAYGEDAPLQPGMTLSADIVIETRRIYQWILDPLYSLTGEGKV, from the coding sequence ATGAATGGCCGAAGAGCTTCCGAACGCCTCGAAAAGGACGCGCCACTTTTCCGCGCTGAGGCGGTGGCTGAACAGCAAGACCGATGGCTTGGAACAGTATTGCTGGTGCCGCGTATTTCGCATGTTTTGTGGACCGGCGTCGCGACTTTTCTGGTCGCCGGAGTGATTGGACTCGTTGGATTCGGGGAATACACCCGCAAGTCCCGCCTCCAAGGGTCACTTGTTCCTGAAGGTGGCTTGATCCAGGTAATGGCACCGCAACCCGGCGTGCTTACCAAGGTTTCGGTAACCGAAGGAAAAAAAGTAGTCCGCGGGGCTGCGTTGGCGGTTCTGTCGATCGAGCGTCGCAGCGAGACCATGGGCGAAACGCAGGGAGAGGTGGTGCGTGCACTGCGGGCACGCCGAGATGCCCTGGTTGCGGAGCGCGACCGCCATATCGCGCTATTTGACGGACAAGACGGGGCACGCCAACGTCGCATGCAGGGAATGAATGCAGCGCTTGAGCATCTTCAAGTTGAGTTTGACCTGCAGCATTCCCGAGTCGACCTTTCCCGGAACGCTCTGGATCGCCAGCGCGCTCTAAGGCAACGCAATCTGGTGACGGAGGAGACCCTTAGGTCGGCGGAGGAGGAGGCGCTGGATCAAGCGCTGGCGTTGCAGACGCTTGAACGCCAGCGCAGCACATTGGATCTTGAGAAACTCGATATCGAGGTTGCTCACGAAGAGGCACCGTTCCGACGCGACCTGCAGCTTTCCGAAATCGACCGTTCTGTGGCCGCGCTTGATCAGGAAATCGCTGAGGCCGAGGCCGCCCGCGAGATCGTCATTGCAGCCCCCCAGTCCGGTACGGTGACGGCATTGCAGGCGTCAGCTGGCAGCTCTGCGGGACCGGACATGCCGTTGATGACACTGGTCCCCGAGGATTCTTATTTAGAGGCCAGGCTCTACGGACCGAGCAGCGCGATCGGCTTCGTCCGGCCGGGACAGCGGGCGATGATCCGGTACGAAGCGTATCCCTACCAAAAATTTGGACTTTACGAGGGGGTGGTCGCGTCGGTATCGCGCTCTACGATTGGGCATCTCGAGCTGGCAGCGGCGGGTATTTCCACCGTGACGGACTCCGGAAGCGAGCCTGTCTATCGGGTAACAGTTCGGCTCGCTGCACAGTCGGCAACTGCATATGGCGAGGACGCACCCCTACAGCCGGGTATGACGCTGAGCGCTGATATCGTGATCGAGACCCGCCGCATCTATCAATGGATTCTCGACCCTCTCTATTCACTGACTGGGGAGGGCAAAGTGTGA